TCAACACGGGCCTGCTCATGTTCGCCTACATCATCGGGCCCGTCGTCTTTGGCATCGCCGGCCTCTTCATCGCCGCGATCGCGCTCGTCCTGCTGACGCATTACTTCCGCATCGTGTTGCCATCTCTTACGCATGCCCATAACGAAAAGATTTAATCGAATGATGCCTTGTAGGTCTGTGGACCTATGAACATGCCCGACCGCTATCTTATGGCTTCCGCGGAGTTCGTCGTCAAGCACTGGCTCACCGTGGTGAACGCACTGCTGTTTCTCTTCATCGTCCCCATCCTGCTGGCCCCATACTTCTTTTCGACGGGCAACCCGGTCCTCGTGCAGATCGCGGGCATGATCATGGCGGCATACCACGTCACCTGCCACCAGCTCCCCGAGAGGAGCCTGTTCATCTTCGGCTACGAGATGGCCGTGTGCTCCCGGTGCTTCGCCATCTACGTCTCGTTCCTCGCCGGAGGCCTGCTGTTCTATTTCATTAGAAAC
This genomic window from Methanocella sp. contains:
- a CDS encoding DUF2085 domain-containing protein, producing MNMPDRYLMASAEFVVKHWLTVVNALLFLFIVPILLAPYFFSTGNPVLVQIAGMIMAAYHVTCHQLPERSLFIFGYEMAVCSRCFAIYVSFLAGGLLFYFIRNRLKPFHIFWYILICMPMAIDGFAQLFGVPIPRGIGPDYTLVWTTLSNNGLRIITGSIFGFGSAIFVLPYIQHIMESEDVPKKEGAGASADKNGQ